One window of Bos mutus isolate GX-2022 unplaced genomic scaffold, NWIPB_WYAK_1.1 CTG214, whole genome shotgun sequence genomic DNA carries:
- the LOC102287224 gene encoding keratin-associated protein 12-2: MCHTSCSSGCQAACVPSSCQPSCSTSSPCHTSCFTSSLCQPTCSTSSTCQATCVPVSYRPAVCLPVTYKPTLCVTPSCQSSVFLPVSYRPAVYVAPSCQSSGCYQPSCPTLVYRPISCSTSSCF, from the coding sequence ATGTGCCACACCAGCTGCTCCTCAGGCTGCCAGGCTGCCTGCGTGCCCAGCTCCTGCCAGCCATCCTGCAGCACATCCAGTCCCTGCCACACGTCCTGCTTCACGTCCAGCCTCTGCCAACCAACCTGCAGCACGTCCAGCACCTGCCAGGCAACCTGCGTACCCGTGAGTTACAGGCCAGCCGTATGTCTACCAGTGACCTACAAGCCCACCCTGTGTGTGACTCCTTCTTGCCAGTCCTCTGTGTTCCTGCCCGTGAGCTACAGGCCAGCCGTGTATGTGGCCCCCTCCTGCCAGTCCTCTGGGTGCTACcagccctcctgccccaccctggTCTATAGACCCATCTCCTGTAGCACCTCTTCCTGCTTTTGA